The Cryptomeria japonica chromosome 9, Sugi_1.0, whole genome shotgun sequence DNA segment TTTAATTGGATTAATTTATTTGTTACATGTAAAATtgcaaaagaacaaaaacatacaaaacaattaaaaacacaaaaaaaatcataaacaaataaacatttaaacattcaacaaaaccaaaCGAATCCAACAATTTGCCAAACTCTACACCAGCCTTTGAACAATCAAAACCAACAATCTAACAATAAAGCAATCTATTAAAACGTCAACTCACTCGAATGCTCTTGTGGGACCATTTATGATTCCATTGCATATGACCTGGGCTGCATCCCCATCTAGTAAGGGAGATCTTAGGAGAGACTCCACCTACCCTCTTGCTCTAATCCATAAATAGGAAGCCATCTTAGAAATCATTTGCCATGAAAACATCGAACAAGAAAACATCCTTTGTCCATTCAAAAACATCACCTTTTAAATGGATCACAAGAACCCCATAGCTTGTTTAGACAGTGCCTTTATTGCCGATCATCTACCTTCTACTCCCTAGAGAGGAAAACAATTAAATCAACTGTATACTCTTCCCTCCACCAGACCAATTCCTGCCATGTCTGCAGCAACGAGAGCCAACTCATCCAAATAACGTGAATATTTGTGAGTACCCATTTTTGGTGTATGCACTACCTACCATACTTTTTCAATTCTTTTGAAAAGTTGAACATGCATATAGAAATTTACACACCACCATACTGACTCACATTTCTATacagatttttttttcaattttttttgaagtattTTGTTTATATCCAATTCTAATTAAGTTactgtgtgtgtgcgcgcgtgcgCGTTCGTGCATGTGTGTGCGTGCGCGCTTCTTTGAGTACAGCCTTTTGAGTCCATGCTTTCTACTCCTATATGAACGCATATGTGTATCATTATATGGATCAAACATTATATACATTTCAAGTCTATATTAATGGCTTCAACAATTTGCTGATATCTTAGAATTGCAGCAATACTATGTTTTGCTTTTTAATGCCCATTTAAATTTAAAGTTTGTATTACTCACAATTGTGCCTAATGCTTTTCATGGTATGCAAATCTTGATATAAACTATTAGACGTGAATTGTACCTAACATAATTGTTGTTGCATGTTTGAAGGAGGTGGACTTGGAGTTTTTATGGGTTTGTTCTTAGGTGCTCTGGACAATCCACTTATGCAAGAACAAATGACAGCTAGGCAACAATTTGTTTATACGGCAAAGCAGATGGGAGGCAGGAGTTTGAGCTCAGCCAAGGCATTCGCAATCATGGGAGTTATTTTCTCAGGAGTAGAATGTGTTGTTGAGAAGGTgaactaaaatgcaagaaaagaaaataatatctttttctttatttgcgCATTGATTTAAGATTTCATTGTGCATTGGTTGAATTCATATTGAAGCAATACTTTTTATACTGGGCAAAACAAATATTCAATTTAAATTTTTTCACAGGCAAGGGCTAAACATGATACTACTAACACCATGGTTGCTGGATGTGTTACTGGAGGAGCATTATCTGCAAAAGGTAATTTTTCTTTTTAGCATTATGAGATTACTACTTTCATTAGAATATAGCTTGAGTTTATTTGTTGTTAATTTTGGGCTTTTAGTTTGGTCTGTTTTTTGGGACAGAGAGATGGTCCATGTAGAGAACCTTTTACATGTATTGTAGCCTTTGAAAAGGATTTGGGAGCTATTAATACTAATAAAAATTATGGAAAGACAAAGCTAGAGGTAAACATACCTACCTGTGAAACCTCCACATGAATTGTACCAAAATAGTTAAGATACATAAATCCAAAACGTAAGTCACTGGTTTGAGTACAGGTTTGGGAATCTGGTATGACGGACAACAATTTTATTTTTCCCTTGGGTATGGGTATGGTAGCAtatgataacaataataataataataataataatatgttcaaaattataaattataagcaCAGTGATACCCATAATTGCCTATAAATAGAATACAGCATAATTTTAACATAGTAAGTTATAACAGTTCAATTCGTGATCACTTCATATGTACAGTAATAGATtccctttttaaaaatataatagagaaataaaaGCTCAAAGAAGCCTGCTTACCTTACTAGTTTCCTGGTCAATATTGATCATGATTCAGTGAAAAGTAGAATATTGCACTCAATGCAGCGTAATCAGCATTCAAAATAGTCAATGTAAGTGTTACAGAAGTTTATGCTGTCTATGTAGCAGAGCTCTTTGGTCAGCAGTCACAATATAGCAGAGCTCTTTGGTCAACACTGTCAGATAACCACATTTAGGAAAAGTCAATCAAACAAGGGTTAATGCAGGAGCAGGTGTAGAGGGTCAATTTTGAAGGTCTGGTCTGCTGATTCAGAAATGATGTCAGATTTACAATCTGGCCCAAATATTGTCTTTTTCCCCCTCCTACACATGAGAGAGTGAATGATGGAAAAACACGTTCTTGAGGATCAATTAATGCTATCTAAACATGTTTAATTGAAAACAATAGCCCTAATTTTTTTTAAACGATGGTTATAAATTCTCAATCTGCCAAGACAATTTTAACTTTAAACAGGAATTCATTAGAAAACAATATCATATTTGGTAAATAATGGCGTCATACTTCTTTCATGGGCTGATTTTGTAACTGCTGCCTAAGTCACAAGGTTTGAATT contains these protein-coding regions:
- the LOC131063708 gene encoding mitochondrial import inner membrane translocase subunit TIM22-4 isoform X2, translating into MASQGDPTNSASSNERPLEKKIDPVTLPTFEEIRGQDIWNNCAVRSVVSGILGGGLGVFMGLFLGALDNPLMQEQMTARQQFVYTAKQMGGRSLSSAKAFAIMGVIFSGVECVVEKARAKHDTTNTMVAGCVTGGALSAKGGPQAACLGCAGFAAFSVLIEKFLDRTD